TCAGGAAAGTACAATTGTAACCAATGCCCGACACTTTGCAGCATTACAACAAGTCAGCAATAGCCTGCACGATATTCAGCAGGGAATGGCGCAACACATCCCCGGCGATTTGATTGCGTTGGACATTCGGCGCTGCCTGCATTACCTGGGCGAAATCACTGGTACCATTACCAACGAAGATCAGCTGGACTTTATCTTTTCGAAGTTTTGCATTGGCAAGTAAATCATACCAATTGCGGTAAGACCTCTTCTGATTCAGCATACAACTGAATGATTTGTCCCACAGATTTGAACTGCATGTTTGGGTTGCTTTCATGCAAAACGGTAGGTTTATGGATGGTTTACTTGTACTGAGTAAATCGAATTTGCCTATGAACCTGAAATGTTTTGCTATCGTCGTATCCATGGCATGGATGCTTCAGTTGTCTGGTGCGGCACAAACCCGCATGCCAGATTTTTTTAGTAACGGAATGGTATTGCAGCAGCAAACAGCAGCACCAATTTGGGGCACTGACAAACCTAATGTCAAAGTAACTATCAAAGCCAGTTGGGGCAAGCAAGCAACCACAACCACTGATGCTAGCGGCAGATGGAAACTGACATTGCCCACACCAGCAGCGGGTGGGCCATACAACATCAATATTTCTGCCAGCAACAACATTGAATTGAACGACGTTTGGATTGGTGAAGTGTGGTTGTGTAGTGGTCAATCAAACATGGAAATGCCTGTGAAGGGCTATACCAATCAACCGGTACTGGGTAGTAATGAAGCCATTTTGCAATCCACAAATCCGCAGATCCGATTTTACCACACGGCAAGAGCCAATAGCTTACAGCCACAATACAATGCCGTGGGTAGTTGGAAAGCAGCCAGTCCTGAGCATACACCCAACTTTAGTGCTACCGCTTATTTTTTCGCCAAAAAAATCAATGCAGTATTAAATGTTCCAGTGGGTATTATTCAATCGGCGTGGGGTGCATCTACTATCGAAAGCTGGATGGATAGTGTAACGCTTACTGCATTTCCGCAGGTTACAATTCCTGCTACATTGCCGGCGCAAAATCACAATCGAACGCCCATGTTGTTGTACCTATGTAGGCTATTGCATCTAAGAGGTGCTGTGGTATCAGGGCGAAGCCAACAGAGAGAATGCACTTGATTTTACCGCCTTGTTTTCTGTTATGATTAGTGCATGGCGTCAGCAATGGCAGCAGGTAGATTTTCCTTTCATTGCTTACGGGCAAGTATGCGTGGCGAAAAGAGGGGACAGGTATTGCGCCAGGCGATGCCAGCCTGCTAATACCAGTGCAAACCACTACACTACCCGGCATGTTGCAAAAGGCAGGATACAACACTGCCGTTATTGGCAAATGGCATTTGGGTTTGGGCGATGCAAAAGGAGCGGATTGGAATGGCAAGATTTCACCCGGCCCTTTGGAGATTGGTTTCAATTATTCTTTCCTCATACCGGCCACCGGCGACAGAGTGCCTTGTGTATTTGTAGAGAATCATCAGGTGGTGAATCTTGATAAAAATGATCCCATCAAAGTGAGCTACACCGGCCCTTTGGACAGTGCAGCACCTACCGGAAAAAGAATCCTGAATTGCTCAAATTGCATCCTTCACACGGGCATGATATGACCATTGTGAATGCTGTGAGCCGCATTGGTTACATGACCGGTGGTACCGCCGCGTTGTGGCGTGATGAAGACTTTGCTGATGTGCTTTTGCAAAAAGCAAAAACCTACATCAGCAAACAAAAAACATCGCCATTCTTCCTGTATTTTTCTACGCATGATATTCACGTGCCACGTCTGGCTCATGAACGTTTTCAGGGCAAAAGTGGATTTGGACCAAGAGGCGATGTGCTGCTGCAACTCGACTGGACGGTTGGACAACTTGTAGCAACGCTCAAAGCAAATGGCCTTACAGAAAACACCTTAATTATTTTTACCAGCGATAACGGACAAGTGATTGATGACGGCTATAAAGATGATGCCGTTGCAAAGCTGGGCAACCACAAACCCTCAGGTAATTTTCGCGGCGGTAAGTACAGCGCTTTTGAAGCAGGCACACGGGTACCTTTTATTGTAAGCTGGCCAGGAAAAATGGCGGCAAATAAAATAAACAATGCCTTGTTTAGTCAGATAGATTTGTATGCTTCGCTGGCTGGGCTGGCTGGTGCAGCAATAGAAAAAGGACAGGCGCCGGATAGTAAAAACAATCTTTCTGTTTTGCTCAACCAAAGTCAGGAAAATCGTTCTTTTTTGGTAGAGCAATCACTCAACTCTACGTTATCGCTGATTGTAGGTAACTGGAAATACATTGAGCCATCCAAAGGCCCTAAAATCAATAAGGATACCAATACAGAATTAGGCAATCTTGCTACGCCGCAGTTGTATAATTTAGCCGACGATCCGGGCGAAACCAATAACCTCGCCGCTGCACATCCCGATAAAGTGCAGCAGTTGCAGGAGCAGCTTGCAAGGATCAGGCAACAACAATAATTGACGCTGAAAAAATGTAGTTATGAAAGGGTGTGGGCAGTGGAAAAACGTGCATGTGTTTTCAGTATGGCTTTTAATTGCAGGT
The Phnomibacter ginsenosidimutans genome window above contains:
- a CDS encoding sulfatase-like hydrolase/transferase, with the translated sequence MTIVNAVSRIGYMTGGTAALWRDEDFADVLLQKAKTYISKQKTSPFFLYFSTHDIHVPRLAHERFQGKSGFGPRGDVLLQLDWTVGQLVATLKANGLTENTLIIFTSDNGQVIDDGYKDDAVAKLGNHKPSGNFRGGKYSAFEAGTRVPFIVSWPGKMAANKINNALFSQIDLYASLAGLAGAAIEKGQAPDSKNNLSVLLNQSQENRSFLVEQSLNSTLSLIVGNWKYIEPSKGPKINKDTNTELGNLATPQLYNLADDPGETNNLAAAHPDKVQQLQEQLARIRQQQ
- a CDS encoding sulfatase-like hydrolase/transferase, whose amino-acid sequence is MLTGKYAWRKEGTGIAPGDASLLIPVQTTTLPGMLQKAGYNTAVIGKWHLGLGDAKGADWNGKISPGPLEIGFNYSFLIPATGDRVPCVFVENHQVVNLDKNDPIKVSYTGPLDSAAPTGKRILNCSNCILHTGMI
- a CDS encoding carboxypeptidase-like regulatory domain-containing protein; its protein translation is MDGLLVLSKSNLPMNLKCFAIVVSMAWMLQLSGAAQTRMPDFFSNGMVLQQQTAAPIWGTDKPNVKVTIKASWGKQATTTTDASGRWKLTLPTPAAGGPYNINISASNNIELNDVWIGEVWLCSGQSNMEMPVKGYTNQPVLGSNEAILQSTNPQIRFYHTARANSLQPQYNAVGSWKAASPEHTPNFSATAYFFAKKINAVLNVPVGIIQSAWGASTIESWMDSVTLTAFPQVTIPATLPAQNHNRTPMLLYLCRLLHLRGAVVSGRSQQRECT